From Paenibacillus sp. PK3_47, the proteins below share one genomic window:
- a CDS encoding Rho termination factor N-terminal domain-containing protein, which produces MTYRGNNASLRLYSIRFEPAKPVLVEDSDVLEKLHEHPDFEVKAEKIIPLEDLTVAQLKDKAKKAGIDGFADLKKPELIAALKALEGGGVPDANNDTP; this is translated from the coding sequence GTGACCTACAGGGGAAACAATGCATCTCTGCGGCTGTATAGTATCCGCTTCGAACCGGCTAAACCGGTGTTAGTGGAAGATTCAGATGTGCTGGAAAAACTGCATGAGCATCCTGATTTTGAGGTGAAAGCAGAGAAGATTATCCCGCTGGAAGACTTGACGGTTGCCCAATTAAAAGACAAGGCGAAGAAGGCCGGAATTGATGGTTTTGCCGACCTGAAGAAGCCGGAGCTGATCGCCGCCCTGAAGGCGCTGGAAGGCGGCGGTGTGCCGGATGCTAACAACGACACTCCTTAA
- a CDS encoding HK97 gp10 family phage protein encodes MHDFDGLAKKFKKLSDEGVNQILRNIAEAVGETLLNLIIDEIDKQDLIDTGTMWNSFTRGEDGNVWEWDIDRNSITLEVGSNLGTSSSDPGRRGYPRLLNDGYTIHKAYFVPGYWATNGTFVYDPHAKSGFMAKPRSFIGRHYFDIAIQQLEGGMNALIMKRLEKELGRMLS; translated from the coding sequence ATGCATGATTTTGACGGCTTAGCGAAGAAATTCAAGAAGCTAAGTGATGAAGGTGTGAATCAGATCCTCCGGAACATCGCAGAGGCCGTGGGCGAGACGCTACTGAATCTCATCATAGATGAAATCGACAAGCAGGACCTCATCGACACTGGGACCATGTGGAATTCCTTTACCCGCGGCGAGGACGGTAACGTCTGGGAATGGGATATCGACCGGAACAGCATTACGCTGGAGGTCGGGTCGAATTTAGGGACAAGCAGCAGTGATCCCGGTAGGCGCGGGTATCCAAGGCTGCTGAATGACGGGTACACCATTCATAAGGCGTATTTTGTCCCGGGCTACTGGGCTACCAATGGGACATTTGTTTACGACCCTCATGCTAAATCCGGGTTTATGGCCAAGCCGCGCTCTTTTATCGGCAGACACTACTTCGATATTGCGATTCAGCAACTGGAAGGCGGTATGAATGCACTGATTATGAAACGGTTGGAGAAGGAATTGGGGAGGATGCTGTCATGA
- a CDS encoding phage tail sheath subtilisin-like domain-containing protein encodes MSIQRSRPGAYVELQAVAESRILSVSGRVLVPYQAEWGAPNKAVDMADQSERFKETGLQVDELELAAANGATVVGYRVTNGNEVAASAAVASSYTIEARYPGTRGNDFEYMIRASLVDSEKKEILIRDSKGIYDTETFLVADKAEAEETLKKSNMVRFKDTGATAWADVAYTKLAGGVTGTAAITAANWSGVFNRIDGLVFDVVYLPSSDAAVQAAAKQWLLDRRSKARKLAQLVVAGASSSDGDIEAHNARSRAANARFIINCSLAGEHTNGKIYSSLQWAAWVAGLVAGTPANKSFTGVKVPMTEAKVDWSHSEVLKGLSEGTLMATRDGYDYIIESAVNTLATIGTGEREDFGKIRVSMTIDQILNDIYAAGKANKAKLDNDADGRGMFIAAVISYLKVRAQQKAIGSEFTFVEHPEKTSAADYAYFLLSAKPLDAIEIFNIDWEVA; translated from the coding sequence ATGTCGATACAGCGGAGTAGACCTGGTGCTTATGTGGAGCTGCAGGCGGTGGCTGAGTCCCGTATCCTGTCAGTATCCGGTCGGGTGTTGGTTCCGTACCAAGCGGAGTGGGGAGCTCCAAATAAAGCAGTGGATATGGCCGACCAATCGGAGCGCTTTAAGGAAACAGGCCTGCAGGTGGATGAGCTGGAGCTGGCTGCTGCGAATGGGGCGACCGTGGTCGGGTATCGCGTAACCAACGGGAACGAGGTGGCAGCGTCTGCTGCGGTGGCAAGCAGCTACACAATTGAGGCGCGTTATCCCGGGACGCGTGGGAATGATTTTGAATATATGATTCGGGCCAGTTTGGTGGACTCTGAAAAGAAAGAAATCCTTATTCGGGACTCGAAGGGGATTTATGACACCGAGACATTCCTGGTAGCAGATAAAGCTGAGGCTGAAGAAACACTGAAGAAATCCAACATGGTCCGGTTTAAAGATACTGGAGCAACGGCTTGGGCGGATGTGGCGTATACGAAGCTGGCCGGCGGAGTCACCGGTACCGCTGCTATCACGGCAGCGAACTGGAGTGGCGTTTTTAACCGAATCGACGGCCTGGTGTTTGATGTAGTCTATCTACCTTCCTCCGACGCTGCGGTACAGGCAGCTGCTAAGCAGTGGCTACTGGATCGACGCAGTAAGGCCCGTAAGCTGGCGCAGCTTGTTGTTGCTGGTGCATCATCCTCAGATGGTGATATCGAGGCTCACAACGCACGGAGCCGTGCGGCGAATGCCCGCTTTATCATTAACTGCTCTTTGGCTGGTGAGCACACCAACGGTAAGATATATAGCTCCCTTCAGTGGGCAGCGTGGGTGGCCGGCCTGGTGGCGGGAACGCCTGCAAATAAGTCCTTCACTGGAGTTAAAGTACCTATGACCGAAGCGAAGGTGGATTGGAGCCACAGCGAGGTGCTGAAAGGCTTGTCCGAGGGTACGCTTATGGCCACTCGTGATGGTTACGACTACATCATCGAGTCCGCCGTAAACACTCTGGCCACTATAGGAACCGGTGAGCGGGAGGACTTCGGTAAGATTCGTGTTTCCATGACGATCGACCAAATCTTGAATGATATTTACGCTGCCGGCAAAGCGAATAAGGCGAAGCTCGATAATGATGCGGACGGCCGGGGAATGTTTATCGCAGCTGTGATCAGCTATTTGAAGGTGCGGGCGCAGCAGAAGGCCATCGGCTCCGAGTTCACCTTTGTGGAGCATCCCGAAAAAACGAGTGCTGCTGATTATGCTTACTTCTTGTTGTCCGCTAAGCCTCTGGATGCTATTGAAATCTTTAATATTGATTGGGAGGTGGCATAG
- a CDS encoding phage tail tube protein, whose product MERELIGRNLSVQDDNGDALQTIKEVEVLLKPETLDIIRARKMSKTKQIVGYEITVKLVMSKLESRLRYRMLDDFKAGKTMYLDRITGSLEDKQTGNVERVLISGIHIHDEMDLLVAKIDENNGIDITLSGTANDFDFVEKFPDYMA is encoded by the coding sequence ATGGAACGCGAACTTATTGGCCGGAACCTCTCTGTTCAGGATGATAATGGCGATGCGCTTCAGACCATTAAAGAGGTTGAGGTTCTGCTGAAGCCGGAAACTTTGGATATTATCCGTGCGAGAAAGATGTCCAAGACAAAGCAAATTGTGGGATATGAGATTACCGTAAAACTAGTGATGTCGAAACTGGAGTCCAGACTTCGGTACCGGATGCTCGATGATTTCAAAGCGGGCAAGACAATGTACCTGGACCGGATTACTGGCTCCCTTGAGGACAAGCAGACCGGAAATGTGGAAAGAGTCCTCATCAGCGGAATTCACATCCATGATGAAATGGATCTCCTTGTGGCCAAAATTGACGAGAATAACGGAATTGACATTACATTGTCCGGTACCGCGAATGATTTTGACTTTGTCGAGAAATTTCCTGATTACATGGCATAG